Sequence from the Candidatus Binatia bacterium genome:
GTGATCGTCCCGTCGGCCCGGGTCTCGGCATAGTCCCGGACCCGCCGGAGGAGGCGGTTGCCGACCCGGGGCGTCCCGCGGGCGCGGGAGGCGATCTCCTGCGCCCCCCCGGCGTCGATGGAGACGCCCAGGATGGTTGCGGACCGGCGGATGATCCGGGTCAGCTGGTCGCGCGAGTAGTAGTCGAGCCGGGCGGAGAGGCCGAAGCGGCCCCGGAGCGGCGCGCTCAGGAGCCCGGTGCGCGTGGTCGCGCCCACCAGCGTGAAGCGCTTGAGATCGATCCGCACGCTGCGCGCGCTGGGTCCCCGGTCGATCATGATGTCCAGGCAGAAGTCCTCGATGGCGGGGTAGAGATACTCCTCCACGACGGGATTCATCCGATGGATCTCGTCGATGAAGAGGATGCCGCGCTCGTCGAGATTGGTGAGGATGCCGGCGAGGTCGGCCGCGCGCTCCAGCACCGGCCCCGAGGTCTGGACGAAGGGAACGCCCATCTCGGCGGCCAGGATGGAGGCGAGGGTCGTCTTCCCCAGCCCGGGGGGTCCGTGGAACAGGATGTGGTCGAGCGCCTCGCCGCGGGCCCGCGCCGCCTCGGTCGCGATGCGGAGCTGCTCGCGCAGGCCGTCCTGCCCCGTGAAGTCGGAGAGCTGCCGGGGGCGGAGGCTCCCCTCCAGCTCGCGGTCGTTCCCGAGGAGCTCGGGATCGGTCACGCGCTCCCGCTCGGGCCCGGGAACGGGCAACGGCGCGGGCCCGGGGAGGCGGCGCTTCTTCGGCTCGGGCGATGCGGGTCGGGGCATTTGGCACTCCGGTGAACCGGCGGCCTGGCTGGACGTCATCGGGAACGGGTGAAGCCTAGGCTAGCGCACCTTCTGCTGCAACGCCCGGCGCACGACGCTCTCCACGGTGGCGCCCGCGCCCAGCTCCTGCACGGCCTCCTGGGCCGCGCCCAGGGCGCCGCTCCGGGAAAAACCGAGCGCGGCCAGCGCGGCGGCCGCGTCGGACGCAACGGTCGTGTGCGCGCCGAGCGCGCCCGGAGTTCCGGCGGCCGCGGGCGCCGCGCCGCCGAGCGCCGGCGCTTTCTCGGAGAGCTCCACGACCAGGCGCTGCGCCAGCTTCTTCCCCACGCCCGGCAGCGTCTGGAGGAATTCCGCGTCCCCCGCCTGGAGCGCCTCGCGCACGCGCGAGGCGGTGGCGCCGCTCAGGATGCCCACCGCCAGCCGCGGCCCGATCCCCGAGACCGAGATCATCCGCTCGAACAGCTCCCGCTCGACATGGTCGGCGAAGCCGTACAGCTGGAGCGCGTCCTCGCGTACGTGGAGATAGGTGAGCAGGGACAGGGTCTGGCCGACCGCGGGGAGCGTCTCGAAGCAGGAGACCGAGATGTGGAGCCGGATCGAGATGCCCCCCATCCGCACGACAGCGGAGGTGGGCATCTTGGAGACGAGGGTTCCGCTCAGGGCGTCGATCATGACCGGGAAAACCTCCGGATGGGGATCGCGACCCTCGCCGACGTGACCAGCGGCGAGCGGTGCGCGTGGCAGAGGGCGACCGCGAGCGCGTCGGCTTCGTCCTCGGTGACGGCGCCCACGCCGGGAAGGAGGCGGCGCACCATGAACGCGACCTGCTCCTTCGCCGCCGCGCCCTGCCGCACCACCGCCATCTTCACCTCGGGCGCGGTGTACTCGTAGATCGCGGCCCCGCTCTTGCGCGCGGCCAGGAGGACGACGCCCCGCACATGGCCGATCTGGAGCGCCGCCTTGGCGCTCTTCCGGACGAAGGCCGATTCGACGGCGACCTCGTCGGGAGCGAGCTCCCCGAGCAGATGCGCCAGGGCGTCGTGCACGGCGACGAGACGGTCGGCAAAGGAGAGGGAGGCCCGCGGCGCGATGGCGCCGGAGCGTTCGTAGTGGACGCGGCTGCCCTCGAGGCGCACCAGCCCGTAACCGGTGGCGCGACTGCCGGGGTCGATCCCGAGAATCCGCCGCCCCGCCGCGGGCGCCGAAGCGGGTGCGCGCCCGACCGCCGGAGCGGGTGCGCGCTCGGCCGCTGCCGCGGCGGCGCTACTGCTGGAACTTGGTGAGGACTTCGTCCGAGATGTCGAGATTGGACGAGATCCGCTGGACGTCGTCATGGTCCTCGAGCGCCTCCATGAGCTTCAAGGCCTGTTCGGCATCCTTCTCGGACAGCGCGATCGTGTTCTGGGGCACCTTGGCGATCTCGGCGGAAGTCGTGACAATCCCCTTCTTCGCCAGGGCCGCCTTCACCGACTCGAACTGCGGGAGCGGCGTCATGATCTCGTACGTTTCGGGGTCGTCGGTGGCGACGTCCTCGGCGCCGGCGTCGAGGACGAGCTCGATGAGGGACTCCTCGTCGATCGCGGAGCGCGGAATGACGATCTGCCCCTTGGCGTGGAACATCCACTGCACGGCCCCCGCCTCGGCCATCCGTCCGCCCGCCTTGGTCAGGATATGCCGGAGCTCGCCCGTGGTGCGGTTCCGGTTATCGGTGAGGGAGTCCATGAGGATGGCGATGCCGCCGGGGCCGTAGCCCTCGTACGTCACCTCCTCGTAGTTCACCCCC
This genomic interval carries:
- the ruvB gene encoding Holliday junction branch migration DNA helicase RuvB, which encodes MPRPASPEPKKRRLPGPAPLPVPGPERERVTDPELLGNDRELEGSLRPRQLSDFTGQDGLREQLRIATEAARARGEALDHILFHGPPGLGKTTLASILAAEMGVPFVQTSGPVLERAADLAGILTNLDERGILFIDEIHRMNPVVEEYLYPAIEDFCLDIMIDRGPSARSVRIDLKRFTLVGATTRTGLLSAPLRGRFGLSARLDYYSRDQLTRIIRRSATILGVSIDAGGAQEIASRARGTPRVGNRLLRRVRDYAETRADGTITSAVAQAALALLEVDARGLDDMDRRMLEAIVVKYGGGPVGLSTIAVVVGEEPDTLEDVYEPYLIQEGFLKRTPRGREATDLAFAHLGRSRATPGAPNPEGQQRLEGF
- the ruvA gene encoding Holliday junction branch migration protein RuvA, coding for MIDALSGTLVSKMPTSAVVRMGGISIRLHISVSCFETLPAVGQTLSLLTYLHVREDALQLYGFADHVERELFERMISVSGIGPRLAVGILSGATASRVREALQAGDAEFLQTLPGVGKKLAQRLVVELSEKAPALGGAAPAAAGTPGALGAHTTVASDAAAALAALGFSRSGALGAAQEAVQELGAGATVESVVRRALQQKVR
- a CDS encoding YebC/PmpR family DNA-binding transcriptional regulator, producing MSGHSKWATIKRKKAATDAKRGKIFTKYIKEIIVAARAGGGDQNANPRLRTAVLGAKSVNMPQDNIERAIKKGTGELEGVNYEEVTYEGYGPGGIAILMDSLTDNRNRTTGELRHILTKAGGRMAEAGAVQWMFHAKGQIVIPRSAIDEESLIELVLDAGAEDVATDDPETYEIMTPLPQFESVKAALAKKGIVTTSAEIAKVPQNTIALSEKDAEQALKLMEALEDHDDVQRISSNLDISDEVLTKFQQ
- the ruvC gene encoding crossover junction endodeoxyribonuclease RuvC, whose protein sequence is MLGIDPGSRATGYGLVRLEGSRVHYERSGAIAPRASLSFADRLVAVHDALAHLLGELAPDEVAVESAFVRKSAKAALQIGHVRGVVLLAARKSGAAIYEYTAPEVKMAVVRQGAAAKEQVAFMVRRLLPGVGAVTEDEADALAVALCHAHRSPLVTSARVAIPIRRFSRS